A window of the Nitrospiraceae bacterium genome harbors these coding sequences:
- a CDS encoding HEAT repeat domain-containing protein, protein MTRRAVTQPVSRHLLGPLGAILVTCLLTGHPASVISAAPSPSAEQQAAALYKSARYDGVLDILRTVPSDQQAPRELIRYAILSQIKLGKPEEGWKLYPQLLQTDKSDDFELLRELSQAFITSRVRDSQEHIRIEAFTALAELKLQDVLPLLEDGLLDSSALVRARAAEAIGRSGQAGRSSALKRAMRDEAPGVRIAAMNALSEAQVIDIKEQLTTIARVDEGPESIFALAGLYKLGRADVLTDLTNAVTLPDPEVRMAALGTLGKLRQPTSLATLSQAVYDPHPAVRAFAAGALGEFGSAQGLAPLTHALGDESARVRSVAASSIGRLGLAEGKTVVQPLLRDPDLHVRASAIEALLRLGDLTVVLTAADLARHPDPSVRGATAQALGAAPTAKSLPILEALLRDQQPLPRLLSARALGKARSATLVPTLKKGLQDTDPAVRIAAAASMYQSLSKPDKPGSARKG, encoded by the coding sequence GTGACCCGCCGGGCAGTCACTCAACCGGTGAGCCGACACTTGCTTGGGCCTCTGGGAGCCATCCTGGTGACTTGCCTGCTGACGGGACACCCGGCCTCCGTCATTTCGGCCGCTCCCTCCCCATCAGCAGAACAACAGGCAGCCGCGCTCTACAAGTCCGCCCGCTACGATGGCGTGCTGGACATCCTCCGTACCGTCCCGTCGGATCAGCAAGCGCCCCGAGAACTGATTCGATACGCCATTCTGAGCCAGATCAAGCTTGGCAAGCCGGAAGAGGGCTGGAAACTCTACCCACAGCTTCTTCAGACGGACAAATCCGATGACTTCGAATTGCTGCGAGAACTGAGCCAAGCCTTCATTACCAGCCGAGTACGGGACAGCCAAGAGCACATCCGCATTGAAGCCTTCACGGCTCTGGCCGAATTGAAGCTGCAGGACGTGTTGCCTCTTCTGGAGGATGGCCTGTTGGATTCTTCAGCGCTCGTCCGTGCTCGCGCGGCAGAAGCGATAGGGCGGAGCGGCCAAGCAGGTCGCTCGTCGGCGCTGAAACGTGCCATGCGGGACGAAGCCCCAGGAGTCCGCATCGCGGCGATGAACGCCCTGAGCGAAGCCCAAGTCATCGACATCAAGGAGCAACTGACGACGATTGCGCGAGTCGACGAAGGTCCTGAATCAATTTTTGCCCTAGCCGGCCTCTACAAACTCGGAAGGGCCGACGTCCTGACAGATCTCACCAATGCGGTGACGCTCCCCGATCCGGAAGTACGCATGGCAGCCCTAGGGACACTTGGGAAATTGCGCCAGCCCACGAGCTTGGCCACACTGAGTCAGGCTGTCTATGACCCACATCCAGCCGTGCGCGCATTTGCCGCTGGTGCACTTGGTGAATTCGGCAGCGCGCAGGGATTAGCCCCGCTGACTCATGCGCTCGGCGATGAGAGTGCCCGCGTCCGAAGCGTCGCCGCAAGCAGCATCGGACGACTTGGGCTGGCTGAGGGAAAGACGGTCGTGCAGCCGTTGCTGCGTGATCCCGATCTGCACGTTCGCGCCAGTGCGATCGAAGCTCTGCTCCGCCTCGGCGACCTTACGGTGGTACTTACCGCGGCCGACCTGGCCCGCCATCCCGACCCATCGGTTCGTGGGGCCACAGCTCAGGCCCTCGGCGCAGCCCCCACGGCAAAATCGCTGCCGATCTTGGAGGCCCTCCTCCGTGATCAACAGCCTCTCCCGAGACTCCTGTCGGCACGCGCCTTAGGCAAAGCCCGATCGGCCACTCTGGTCCCGACCCTGAAAAAGGGGCTTCAGGACACCGATCCCGCGGTACGGATTGCAGCAGCGGCCAGTATGTATCAATCCCTCTCAAAACCCGACAAACCAGGGAGCGCCCGAAAGGGCTGA
- the glgP gene encoding alpha-glucan family phosphorylase → MQGRDQTHPPDAVIPPNLHRLRELAHNLWWSWNPASRRLFESIDPTLWFLTHHNPVQLLSHVQPERLAALAADPNFVRQYSAVLRTFDEYLSSSNTWMATQFPSLKDGHIAYFSAEFGLHISIPIYSGGLGILAGDHCKEASDLGIPLVGLGFMYPQGYFMQRINPEGWQEAAYAPFNRNDSPIHPAMTPAGTPCTITVDIGHRRVSVVVWQVRAGRMSLYLMDTDVPQNTPEDRALSARLYGGDQEIRLCQEFLLGIGGVRVLRALGLTPMVWHSNEGHSAFLTVERVRELVQQGLSHAEACEQIRQSTVFTTHTPVPAGHDVFPFHLMDRYFSNYWGQLGLSRDEFLRLGETPESRGHGFNMTALAMRLSAHVNGVSREHGRVSRRMWQHLWPGLAEDLVPIRSLTNGIHAPTWISPELNSLYTKCLSPDWAERIDDPALWQRVTDLPDDELWTVRQTTRRKLMSFIRERARDGWIRGHLQPTQAIARGTLLDPEALTIGFARRFATYKRATLLFRDLERLKRLLHNRWRPVQIVFAGKAHPADEPGRYFIHEVMSICNDHKIGGHIAFLEDYDMHMAKYLVQGVDIWLNTPRAPLEASGTSGQKAALNGVLNLSVLDGWWQEGYNGANGWGIQPLPEGTDLQAQDAHDAEQIFQLLEEEVVPLFYQRDLDGVPRGWLQIVKESIKTIAPRFCTKRMVKEYMGQMYAPATARTPKKW, encoded by the coding sequence GTGCAAGGACGAGATCAGACACATCCACCTGACGCCGTGATTCCCCCGAATCTGCATCGCCTGCGCGAATTGGCCCATAATCTTTGGTGGAGTTGGAACCCAGCCTCGCGCCGGTTGTTCGAGTCCATCGACCCGACACTCTGGTTCCTGACCCACCACAACCCGGTCCAACTGCTCTCGCACGTCCAGCCGGAGCGGCTCGCGGCGCTTGCGGCAGACCCCAACTTCGTCCGGCAATACTCCGCTGTCCTGCGGACCTTCGATGAGTATCTCAGCAGCAGCAATACATGGATGGCCACCCAATTTCCCTCGCTGAAGGACGGCCATATCGCCTACTTCTCAGCCGAGTTCGGCCTTCACATTTCGATCCCCATTTACAGCGGCGGATTGGGCATCCTTGCCGGCGACCATTGCAAGGAAGCCAGCGACCTCGGTATTCCGCTGGTGGGATTGGGGTTCATGTACCCGCAAGGGTACTTCATGCAGCGGATCAATCCGGAGGGATGGCAGGAAGCCGCCTATGCGCCATTCAATCGGAACGACTCACCGATCCACCCGGCCATGACCCCTGCCGGCACACCCTGCACCATCACCGTCGATATCGGGCACCGCCGTGTGAGCGTGGTGGTTTGGCAGGTGCGAGCCGGGCGCATGTCCCTCTATCTCATGGACACGGACGTTCCACAAAATACCCCGGAAGATCGTGCGCTCTCGGCCCGCCTGTATGGTGGAGATCAGGAAATCCGACTTTGCCAGGAGTTTCTCTTGGGCATCGGTGGTGTGCGCGTGCTGCGCGCACTCGGATTGACCCCCATGGTGTGGCATTCTAACGAGGGCCACTCCGCGTTCTTGACTGTCGAACGGGTGCGTGAACTCGTCCAACAGGGACTCAGTCACGCGGAAGCCTGCGAACAGATCCGGCAAAGCACGGTGTTCACCACCCATACGCCGGTTCCGGCCGGTCATGACGTCTTCCCGTTTCACCTCATGGATCGGTACTTCTCCAACTATTGGGGACAACTCGGCCTATCCCGCGACGAATTTCTTCGACTCGGAGAAACTCCGGAATCGCGTGGACACGGTTTCAACATGACGGCGCTGGCCATGCGACTGTCCGCTCACGTCAACGGCGTCAGCCGAGAGCACGGACGGGTGTCTCGCCGGATGTGGCAACATCTCTGGCCTGGCCTGGCAGAGGATCTGGTTCCGATCCGCAGTTTGACCAACGGCATCCATGCCCCAACCTGGATTTCGCCGGAACTGAATTCGTTGTACACAAAATGTCTGAGCCCGGATTGGGCGGAGCGTATTGATGACCCGGCGCTGTGGCAACGTGTCACCGACCTCCCTGACGACGAGCTCTGGACCGTCCGCCAGACGACCAGACGGAAACTGATGAGTTTCATTCGGGAGCGCGCCCGTGACGGCTGGATCCGCGGTCACCTGCAGCCGACGCAGGCAATTGCGCGAGGCACGCTGCTCGACCCTGAAGCCCTGACTATCGGATTTGCTAGACGGTTTGCCACCTACAAACGAGCGACACTGCTATTTCGAGATCTCGAACGCCTCAAGCGACTCCTTCACAATAGGTGGCGGCCGGTTCAGATCGTCTTTGCCGGCAAGGCCCACCCGGCGGACGAGCCCGGACGGTACTTCATCCACGAAGTCATGAGCATCTGCAACGATCACAAGATCGGCGGCCACATCGCCTTCCTCGAAGACTATGACATGCATATGGCTAAATACCTCGTCCAAGGCGTCGACATCTGGCTGAACACGCCTCGAGCGCCGCTCGAAGCAAGCGGCACGAGCGGCCAGAAAGCAGCACTCAACGGCGTTTTGAATCTCAGCGTGCTGGACGGATGGTGGCAGGAAGGCTATAACGGCGCCAATGGCTGGGGGATTCAGCCGCTGCCGGAAGGCACGGATCTGCAGGCCCAGGATGCGCATGATGCCGAACAGATCTTCCAGCTGCTGGAAGAGGAAGTCGTTCCTCTGTTCTACCAACGCGATCTCGATGGAGTGCCTCGTGGCTGGCTCCAGATCGTGAAGGAGAGTATTAAAACTATTGCCCCACGCTTCTGCACCAAACGGATGGTCAAGGAGTATATGGGACAGATGTATGCACCGGCCACCGCACGAACACCCAAGAAGTGGTGA